From the Oleiharenicola lentus genome, one window contains:
- the dnaX gene encoding DNA polymerase III subunit gamma/tau, which yields MSGSYQVIARKWRPQTFDDVVGQDHVVRTLKNAIARNRIAHAYLFVGPRGTGKTSTARIFAKALNTTGGPKADFDPADPIAQSIAEGRCLDVIEFDAASNTQVDKIREFIIDTVAYAPAQGKFKVYIIDEVHMLSAGSFNALLKTLEEPPAHVKFIFATTDPQKMPATVISRCQRFDLKPIPTELIVQRLKKIGAAEKIKASDAALASIARMADGGMRDAQSIFDQMISFCGAEIGEADVLDVYGLVSAAKIAELAAALAAGDHKKIVAIVDDCDENGRDLYRLLVDLQAHIRGSLLDSIAKGGTSASLGSPMTTEQLTRLLDGLREGESGVKHGLSEKINFEVALLKAVEASRSRAIDSLIKEIATLAESAPADGSKKND from the coding sequence ATGTCCGGCTCCTATCAAGTCATCGCCCGCAAGTGGCGCCCGCAGACCTTCGACGACGTCGTCGGGCAGGACCATGTGGTCCGGACGCTGAAGAACGCCATCGCGCGCAACCGCATCGCCCATGCCTACCTGTTCGTGGGCCCGCGCGGCACCGGCAAGACCAGCACGGCGCGCATTTTCGCCAAGGCGCTCAACACCACCGGTGGTCCCAAGGCCGACTTTGACCCCGCTGACCCGATCGCGCAGTCCATCGCCGAGGGCCGCTGCCTCGATGTGATCGAGTTCGACGCGGCCTCGAACACGCAGGTGGACAAGATCCGCGAGTTCATCATCGACACCGTCGCCTACGCGCCGGCGCAGGGGAAGTTCAAGGTCTACATCATCGACGAGGTGCACATGCTCTCGGCGGGCTCGTTCAACGCCCTGCTCAAGACGCTCGAGGAGCCGCCGGCGCACGTGAAGTTCATCTTCGCCACGACCGACCCGCAAAAGATGCCCGCCACGGTCATCTCGCGTTGCCAGCGCTTCGACCTGAAGCCGATCCCGACCGAGCTGATCGTGCAGCGTCTGAAGAAGATCGGCGCCGCCGAGAAGATCAAGGCGAGCGACGCCGCCCTGGCCAGCATCGCCCGCATGGCCGACGGCGGCATGCGCGACGCGCAGTCCATTTTCGACCAGATGATCTCGTTCTGCGGCGCCGAGATCGGCGAGGCCGACGTGCTTGATGTCTATGGCCTCGTGTCGGCCGCCAAGATTGCCGAACTCGCCGCCGCGCTTGCGGCCGGTGACCACAAGAAGATCGTCGCCATCGTGGACGACTGCGACGAAAACGGCCGCGATCTTTACCGGTTGCTCGTGGATCTGCAGGCGCACATTCGCGGCTCGCTGCTCGATTCCATTGCCAAGGGCGGCACCAGCGCCTCGCTGGGCTCGCCGATGACCACCGAGCAGCTCACCCGGCTCCTCGACGGCCTGCGCGAAGGCGAGAGCGGGGTGAAGCACGGCCTGTCGGAGAAAATCAATTTCGAGGTGGCGCTGCTCAAGGCCGTCGAGGCCAGCCGCTCCCGTGCGATCGACAGCCTCATCAAGGAAATCGCGACGCTCGCCGAGAGCGCACCGGCCGACGGCTCAAAAAAAAACGACTGA
- a CDS encoding protein phosphatase 2C domain-containing protein: protein MQEVKDTQRALVRIGYDGQVHKTFRGHQAYARFANEVRVLRYLETRGCDFVPRLLGSDEATLSIVTSNCGSRVDQINPTRLKELFTELEGFGVRHDDPEIRNVTYRKNDGRFCIIDFEFAALLDEIATPPPPDLRWSGLTHRGKVRPNNEDTFLALRFDGHEVHYLGKTGEASWAKTDFVFAVSDGMGGANSGEFASRFTVDRITKLMPRGYRPAAPGPASKFDLTLAELFKAIHYDLMKLGQSYEECRGMGTTLSLCWFTPGWAYFGHIGDTRIYHLPAAGGIVQLTQDHSYVGWLRRTNQITEREARTHPRKNVLNQSLGAGHQFIDPQLSALPCAPGDRFLICSDGLTEGLWDRHLEEIVRSPGTEPVAQRLISAALEASGRDNITALVVEALAP, encoded by the coding sequence ATGCAAGAGGTTAAGGACACCCAACGGGCCCTCGTCCGCATCGGATACGACGGTCAGGTCCACAAAACATTTCGCGGCCATCAGGCTTATGCCCGTTTTGCCAACGAAGTGCGGGTCCTCCGCTATCTTGAAACCAGAGGCTGCGACTTCGTGCCCCGCCTCCTGGGATCCGACGAAGCCACGCTGAGCATCGTGACCAGCAACTGCGGCTCACGCGTGGACCAGATTAACCCCACCCGCCTGAAGGAACTCTTCACGGAGCTCGAGGGCTTCGGCGTCCGCCACGACGACCCCGAAATTCGCAACGTCACCTATCGGAAAAACGACGGGCGGTTTTGCATCATCGATTTCGAGTTCGCCGCGCTGCTCGACGAGATCGCCACCCCGCCTCCGCCCGACCTGCGCTGGTCTGGCCTCACCCACCGCGGCAAGGTGCGCCCGAACAATGAGGACACCTTCCTCGCGCTGCGTTTCGACGGCCACGAAGTCCACTACCTGGGCAAGACGGGCGAAGCCTCCTGGGCGAAGACGGACTTCGTGTTCGCCGTGAGCGACGGCATGGGCGGCGCGAACTCCGGCGAGTTCGCCAGCCGCTTCACCGTGGACCGCATCACCAAGCTCATGCCCCGCGGCTATCGTCCCGCCGCGCCGGGACCGGCCAGCAAATTCGATCTCACGCTCGCCGAACTTTTCAAGGCGATCCACTACGACCTCATGAAGCTCGGCCAGTCCTACGAGGAGTGCCGCGGCATGGGCACCACGCTCAGCCTCTGTTGGTTCACGCCCGGCTGGGCCTACTTCGGCCATATCGGCGACACGCGCATCTACCACCTGCCGGCCGCCGGCGGCATCGTGCAGCTGACCCAGGACCACAGTTACGTCGGGTGGCTGCGGCGCACCAACCAGATCACCGAACGCGAGGCCCGCACCCATCCGCGCAAAAACGTCCTCAACCAGTCCCTCGGCGCCGGCCACCAGTTCATCGATCCCCAACTCTCCGCCCTGCCCTGCGCGCCCGGCGACCGTTTTCTCATCTGCTCCGACGGCCTGACGGAGGGACTCTGGGACCGTCACCTGGAAGAGATTGTGCGGAGCCCCGGCACGGAACCGGTCGCCCAGCGGCTGATCAGCGCCGCCCTGGAAGCCAGCGGCCGGGACAATATCACCGCGCTTGTCGTTGAGGCCCTCGCGCCATGA
- the rlmN gene encoding 23S rRNA (adenine(2503)-C(2))-methyltransferase RlmN — translation MAFTPAKPSIHGETLDSLSALLKEHGHPAFRARQLLEWLYKKRVNTWDEMTNLPRPFRTWLADTFELQPTSFVLTKQSEDVTDKLLLELGDKSLIETVIIRAPQLGVGQDKSRKTICISTQVGCAMGCKFCASGLEGLKRNLSAGEIVHQLIQVCRQEDSRTPRARAELVSFDNLVVMGMGEPLHNYDAIMRALTILNAEWGLGFGARRITLSTSGLVPRIRQLAEEPLGIRLAISLHGATDPVREQIMPVNKKWPLAELLPAVKEFSEKQGRMVTLEFILIEEINDSLDQAEKLRDIALDLHAHVNLIPYNTVEGLPWKRPSLTRQERFARVLDDAGVSVTLRREKGHAIDAACGQLRLKTEKAREATLA, via the coding sequence ATGGCCTTCACGCCCGCCAAGCCCTCCATCCACGGCGAGACCCTCGACTCGCTCTCCGCACTCCTGAAGGAGCACGGCCACCCGGCGTTTCGCGCCCGCCAGCTCCTCGAGTGGCTCTACAAGAAGCGAGTGAACACATGGGATGAGATGACCAACCTCCCCCGCCCTTTCCGCACCTGGCTGGCCGACACCTTCGAGCTGCAGCCCACGTCGTTTGTGCTCACCAAGCAGTCCGAGGATGTCACCGACAAGCTCCTGCTCGAACTCGGCGATAAATCCCTGATCGAAACCGTCATCATCCGCGCGCCGCAGCTCGGCGTCGGTCAGGACAAATCGCGCAAAACCATCTGCATCTCCACGCAGGTCGGCTGCGCCATGGGCTGCAAGTTTTGCGCCTCGGGCCTCGAAGGCCTCAAGCGCAACCTCAGCGCCGGCGAGATCGTCCACCAGCTCATCCAGGTCTGCCGGCAGGAGGACAGCCGCACGCCGCGCGCCCGCGCCGAGCTGGTGTCCTTCGACAACCTCGTCGTCATGGGCATGGGCGAGCCGTTGCACAACTACGACGCCATCATGCGCGCGCTCACCATCCTCAACGCCGAGTGGGGCCTCGGCTTCGGCGCCCGCCGCATCACGCTCTCCACCTCCGGCCTCGTGCCGCGAATCCGCCAGCTCGCCGAGGAGCCGCTGGGCATCCGCCTCGCCATCTCGCTCCACGGTGCCACCGATCCGGTCCGCGAGCAGATCATGCCGGTGAACAAGAAGTGGCCGCTCGCCGAGTTGCTGCCGGCCGTGAAGGAATTTTCCGAGAAGCAAGGCCGCATGGTCACGCTCGAGTTCATCCTCATCGAGGAGATCAACGACTCGCTCGACCAGGCCGAAAAACTCCGCGACATCGCCCTCGACCTGCACGCCCACGTGAACCTCATCCCCTACAACACCGTCGAAGGTCTGCCCTGGAAGCGCCCCAGCCTCACCCGGCAGGAGCGCTTTGCCCGCGTGCTCGACGATGCCGGGGTCTCGGTGACTCTCCGCCGCGAGAAGGGTCATGCCATCGACGCGGCCTGCGGCCAGCTCCGGCTGAAGACTGAAAAAGCCCGGGAGGCGACGCTGGCATAA
- a CDS encoding RNA polymerase sigma factor, with amino-acid sequence MVEEAFDFAGCLERVRARDQGAARQLVAELYPQVIRIVRSHLPRRVAEEDLAQDIFLKMFTRLDQYQGSVPFPHWVSRIAVTTCIDQLRAQKRRPEFRWADLPEEQAEVLDNVMTDSRDTAPGDALAARELVNRLLGQLKPEDQTVIRLLDLEQKTLAEISALTGWNQTLIKVRAFRARRKLQKLFQELKKEERS; translated from the coding sequence ATGGTTGAAGAAGCGTTCGATTTCGCCGGTTGCCTCGAACGGGTGCGCGCGCGCGACCAAGGCGCGGCCCGGCAGCTGGTCGCTGAACTCTACCCGCAGGTCATCCGCATCGTGCGGTCGCACCTGCCGCGGCGCGTTGCCGAGGAAGACCTGGCCCAGGACATCTTTTTGAAAATGTTCACCCGCCTCGACCAGTATCAGGGCAGTGTGCCTTTCCCCCACTGGGTGTCACGCATCGCGGTCACCACCTGCATCGACCAGTTGCGCGCGCAGAAGCGCCGGCCGGAATTCCGCTGGGCCGACCTGCCGGAGGAGCAGGCCGAGGTGCTGGACAATGTGATGACCGACAGTCGCGACACGGCCCCCGGCGACGCCCTGGCGGCCCGTGAACTGGTCAACCGTCTGCTCGGTCAGCTCAAGCCGGAGGACCAGACGGTCATCCGGCTGCTCGATCTCGAGCAGAAGACCCTCGCCGAGATCAGCGCCCTGACCGGCTGGAACCAGACGCTCATCAAGGTGCGCGCCTTTCGTGCACGTCGGAAATTGCAAAAACTCTTTCAGGAGCTCAAAAAGGAGGAAAGGTCATGA
- a CDS encoding gamma-glutamylcyclotransferase family protein, with translation MTTVFVYGTLKRGGSNHLFLEGQKYLGAVRTEPGFTLYSLGDYPGMVRAPGDTSGVTGELWSVDDACLAELDRLEGLDEGLYERVDVLLLPNPHAPSAQAYLYLRPHHGLPPVGDTWPVGPAT, from the coding sequence ATGACCACGGTCTTCGTCTACGGCACGCTGAAGCGGGGCGGATCGAACCACCTGTTTCTCGAGGGTCAGAAATACCTCGGCGCGGTGCGCACCGAGCCGGGCTTCACCCTCTACTCGCTTGGCGACTATCCGGGCATGGTGCGGGCCCCGGGCGACACCAGCGGCGTAACCGGCGAACTCTGGTCCGTCGATGATGCCTGCCTCGCCGAACTCGACCGCCTCGAGGGACTCGACGAAGGCCTCTACGAACGCGTGGACGTGCTGCTTCTGCCCAATCCCCACGCCCCCTCCGCCCAAGCCTACCTCTACCTCCGTCCGCACCACGGGCTCCCGCCGGTGGGCGACACCTGGCCGGTCGGGCCGGCTACTTGA
- a CDS encoding rod shape-determining protein produces MFNQLLGLFSNDIGIDLGTANTLVYVKDKGIVLREPSVVAVYTNSRRVRAVGDEAKVMLGRTPGSITAIRPMKDGVIADFDITEAMLRYFIRKANGGKTFPQPSVCIAIPSGITEVEKRAVMESATHAGAREVHTIPEPFAAALGVGLPVDEPAANMIVDIGGGTTEIAIISLNGIVFSKSIRVAGDEIDLAIINYMKRAYNLLIGERTAEEIKMTIGSAYPLDQELSMEVKGRDSVAGLPKTIHITSQEIREAMADTIGAIVEAVRITLERCPPELSADLVDRGFVMAGGGSLIRGVDKLLSEKTGLAVTVSDDPLSAVANGTGVFINNIEDYRRIAADL; encoded by the coding sequence ATGTTCAACCAACTTCTGGGACTTTTTTCCAACGACATCGGCATCGATCTGGGCACCGCCAACACCCTCGTCTATGTGAAGGACAAGGGCATCGTGCTCCGCGAACCGAGCGTGGTGGCGGTCTATACCAATTCGCGCCGCGTCCGCGCGGTCGGTGACGAGGCCAAGGTCATGCTCGGCCGCACCCCGGGCAGCATCACCGCCATCCGCCCGATGAAGGACGGCGTGATCGCCGACTTCGACATCACCGAGGCCATGCTGCGCTACTTCATCCGCAAGGCCAACGGCGGAAAAACCTTCCCCCAGCCCAGCGTCTGCATCGCCATCCCCTCCGGCATCACCGAGGTCGAGAAGCGCGCCGTGATGGAATCCGCCACCCATGCCGGCGCCCGCGAAGTGCACACCATTCCCGAGCCGTTCGCCGCCGCGCTCGGCGTCGGCCTCCCCGTGGATGAGCCCGCCGCCAACATGATCGTGGACATCGGCGGCGGCACCACCGAGATCGCCATCATTTCGCTCAACGGCATCGTGTTCTCCAAGTCCATCCGCGTCGCCGGCGATGAGATTGATCTCGCAATCATCAACTACATGAAGCGGGCCTACAACCTCCTCATCGGTGAGCGCACGGCGGAAGAGATCAAGATGACCATCGGCTCCGCCTACCCGCTCGACCAGGAGCTCTCGATGGAGGTCAAGGGTCGCGACTCCGTCGCCGGTCTGCCCAAGACCATCCACATCACCTCCCAGGAAATCCGCGAGGCCATGGCCGACACCATCGGCGCCATCGTCGAGGCCGTGCGCATCACGCTGGAGCGCTGCCCGCCCGAACTCTCCGCCGACCTTGTGGACCGCGGCTTCGTGATGGCCGGCGGCGGCTCCCTCATCCGCGGCGTGGACAAACTCCTCTCGGAGAAGACCGGCCTCGCGGTCACCGTCTCCGACGACCCGCTCTCCGCCGTCGCCAACGGCACCGGCGTCTTCATCAACAACATCGAGGACTACCGCCGGATCGCCGCGGACCTCTGA
- a CDS encoding LptF/LptG family permease, producing MRSGAVRKRMGRKVGVAVGLSTLNHRLSTQQMNLLHRHIFASVFLTCAASVALFGFVLMIGNAMKDLLGPMLAGQLEVDTFVRLVGLLVPFVIYYALPMGMLTGILLVLGRMSSDREITAMRASGLSVAWLSAPILFLALLGVVAALFINFHFMPVARMAYKREFAEAVRQNPLSFIVERTFIRDFPGVVLYVGEKDGNELKDFWLWELDDQKRVRRFARADTGRLDYDEAGNKLVLTLEQAQAEARDDKDPENFRMVHGSAAWERATFDLPLSQLTGERSMKRKLKDLTFPQLMAEWARFQTPAPDLAKDEQDKQLMRVQITIHEKFATAFSVLSFALVAIPLGIKVSRKETSANLGLGLLLALGYYFATVMAGLLDNSPAWRPDLLIWLPNIAFQGMGLWLFYKVDRA from the coding sequence ATGCGGTCGGGTGCGGTGCGAAAAAGAATGGGCCGAAAAGTCGGCGTTGCGGTCGGACTCTCAACTCTCAACCATCGCCTTTCAACCCAACAGATGAATCTTCTCCACCGGCATATCTTCGCGAGCGTGTTCCTCACGTGCGCGGCTTCGGTGGCGCTGTTCGGGTTTGTGCTGATGATCGGCAACGCGATGAAGGACCTGCTGGGGCCGATGCTGGCCGGGCAGCTGGAGGTTGACACTTTTGTGCGGCTGGTGGGCCTGCTGGTGCCGTTCGTGATCTACTACGCGCTGCCGATGGGGATGCTGACGGGCATCCTGCTCGTGCTCGGGCGCATGTCGTCGGACCGGGAGATCACGGCGATGCGCGCTTCGGGTCTGAGTGTGGCCTGGCTGTCGGCGCCGATCCTGTTTCTCGCGCTGCTCGGCGTGGTGGCGGCGCTGTTCATCAATTTTCATTTCATGCCGGTCGCGCGGATGGCCTACAAACGCGAGTTCGCCGAGGCCGTGCGCCAGAATCCGCTGAGCTTTATCGTGGAGCGGACCTTCATCCGGGATTTTCCCGGCGTGGTGCTCTATGTGGGCGAAAAGGACGGCAACGAGCTGAAGGACTTCTGGCTGTGGGAGCTGGATGACCAGAAACGGGTGCGGCGCTTTGCGCGCGCCGACACGGGCCGCCTCGATTACGACGAGGCCGGCAACAAGCTCGTGCTGACGCTCGAGCAGGCGCAGGCCGAGGCCCGCGATGACAAGGATCCGGAGAACTTCAGGATGGTGCATGGCTCGGCGGCCTGGGAGCGCGCGACCTTCGACCTGCCCCTGAGCCAACTTACCGGGGAGCGTTCCATGAAGCGCAAGTTGAAGGATCTGACCTTCCCCCAGTTGATGGCGGAATGGGCCCGTTTCCAGACACCTGCACCGGATCTGGCCAAGGACGAGCAGGACAAACAGCTCATGCGGGTGCAGATCACGATCCACGAAAAGTTTGCGACCGCCTTTTCGGTCCTGTCCTTTGCCCTCGTGGCTATCCCGCTTGGCATCAAGGTGTCGCGCAAGGAAACCTCCGCCAACCTCGGCCTCGGCCTGTTGCTGGCGCTCGGCTACTACTTCGCCACCGTGATGGCCGGGCTGCTCGACAACAGTCCGGCATGGCGGCCCGACCTCCTGATTTGGCTGCCCAATATCGCCTTTCAAGGCATGGGGCTCTGGCTTTTTTACAAAGTTGATCGCGCTTGA